One Mycolicibacterium goodii genomic region harbors:
- a CDS encoding carotenoid oxygenase family protein has translation MTDTDLTNMPGTGDFFRRGNYAPVSDELTEYDLPIEGAIPPELDGWYLRNGPNPRQATEHWFTGDGMIHGVRIENGAAKWYRNRWVRTDSFIEDFPLYNSDGTRNLRAAVANTHVVNHAGRTLALVESSLPYEITNELETVGAYDFGGRLADSMTAHPKICPTTGELHFFGYGSIFEPYVTYHRADANGDLTVNRPVDVKAHTMMHDFAMTSGHVIFMDLPVVFDLDIAMKGEGHMPYRWSDDYGARFGLLRRDDPFGEIRWFDIDPCYIFHVVNAFEQGDTVVLQAVRYPELWRDNGSFDFPAVLWSWTLDLRTGTVTERQLDDLGVEFPRIDDRLAGLNARYSVAVGDNGWVRYDLSTGAAQRHDLGTGGPGEAVFVPGAGPADESNGWYLGYVYDPERNGSDLVILDASDFAGKPVARIKLPQRVPYGFHGNWISA, from the coding sequence ATGACCGACACCGATCTCACCAACATGCCGGGCACCGGCGACTTCTTCCGGCGCGGCAACTACGCGCCCGTGTCCGACGAACTGACCGAATACGACCTGCCCATCGAAGGCGCGATCCCACCAGAACTCGACGGCTGGTACCTGCGCAACGGCCCCAACCCGCGGCAGGCGACCGAGCACTGGTTCACCGGCGACGGCATGATCCACGGGGTACGGATCGAGAACGGCGCCGCCAAGTGGTATCGCAACCGTTGGGTGCGCACCGACAGTTTCATCGAGGACTTCCCGCTCTACAATTCCGACGGAACCCGCAATCTCCGTGCCGCCGTGGCCAATACGCACGTCGTCAACCACGCGGGCAGGACCCTGGCACTCGTGGAATCCTCCCTGCCCTACGAGATCACCAACGAACTGGAGACGGTGGGCGCCTACGACTTCGGTGGCAGGCTCGCCGACTCCATGACCGCGCACCCCAAGATCTGCCCCACCACCGGCGAACTGCACTTCTTCGGCTACGGCAGCATTTTCGAGCCTTACGTCACCTATCACCGCGCCGACGCCAACGGCGACCTGACCGTCAACCGCCCTGTGGACGTCAAGGCGCACACCATGATGCACGATTTCGCGATGACCTCCGGACACGTGATCTTCATGGATCTGCCCGTGGTGTTCGACCTCGACATCGCGATGAAGGGCGAAGGCCACATGCCCTACCGGTGGAGCGACGACTACGGTGCCCGCTTCGGGCTGCTGCGCCGCGACGATCCGTTCGGCGAGATCCGCTGGTTCGACATCGACCCGTGCTACATCTTCCACGTCGTGAACGCCTTCGAGCAGGGCGACACCGTTGTGCTGCAGGCGGTCAGGTACCCCGAATTGTGGCGCGACAACGGAAGTTTCGATTTCCCTGCCGTGCTGTGGAGTTGGACGCTCGACCTGCGGACCGGCACCGTCACCGAACGTCAACTCGACGACCTCGGTGTGGAGTTTCCCCGCATCGACGACCGGTTGGCCGGCCTGAACGCACGCTACTCGGTCGCCGTCGGGGACAACGGCTGGGTGCGATACGACCTGAGCACCGGTGCCGCGCAACGGCACGACCTCGGAACCGGTGGACCGGGTGAGGCCGTGTTCGTCCCCGGCGCCGGACCTGCCGACGAATCCAACGGCTGGTACCTGGGCTACGTCTACGATCCCGAGCGCAACGGCAGTGATCTGGTGATCCTCGACGCGTCGGACTTCGCCGGCAAGCCGGTCGCCAGGATCAAGCTGCCGCAACGGGTTCCGTACGGATTCCACGGCAACTGGATCAGCGCCTGA
- a CDS encoding PadR family transcriptional regulator has product MSLRMAALGLLVQHPGSGYDLLRRFEKSMANVWPATQSQLYGELNKLATAGLIEVSAIGPRGRKEYRATAAGRDELLRWIANPQDDPPERSAELLRVFLLGELPPEQAREHLQALAAHSDAEVERLEQLESSIDWTDEPGADVFSHAALDYGLRVHAMQAQWARDVIRRMDGHR; this is encoded by the coding sequence ATGAGCTTGCGCATGGCCGCACTCGGCCTCTTGGTCCAGCACCCCGGAAGCGGATACGACCTGCTCAGACGATTCGAGAAGTCGATGGCGAACGTCTGGCCCGCCACCCAGAGTCAGCTCTACGGTGAGCTCAACAAGCTCGCGACCGCCGGCCTCATCGAGGTTTCCGCGATCGGCCCGCGCGGACGCAAGGAGTACCGGGCCACCGCCGCCGGACGTGACGAGCTTCTGCGTTGGATCGCAAATCCGCAGGATGACCCCCCTGAACGCAGTGCCGAACTGCTGCGGGTGTTCCTGCTCGGCGAACTGCCGCCCGAGCAGGCGCGCGAGCACCTGCAGGCACTCGCGGCCCACTCGGATGCCGAGGTCGAACGGCTCGAACAACTCGAGTCGTCGATCGACTGGACCGACGAGCCGGGAGCCGACGTCTTCAGCCACGCCGCGTTGGACTACGGGTTGCGCGTGCATGCGATGCAGGCCCAGTGGGCGCGCGACGTGATCAGGCGAATGGACGGCCACCGATAG
- a CDS encoding class I SAM-dependent methyltransferase gives MAYMAPDTAHTADITRMPRGGPRASCLDRLLQTDRLEYLDREDVDDRVKRSVVRALEWTGDVFGNHEKFAAIALDLVADVADPRILELGAGHGSVSRRLLANHPTAHLTVTDVDPVSVAAMADGELGSHPRAVVRAMDATDIEAGAGTFDLAVFALSFHHLSPDQAAKVLAEGTRVADTLLVIDLPRPPAPLHVLRLATMLPLAPLIPFVHDGVISSLRCYSPSALRALAEHAGVSVELRSGLRTPQIVIARR, from the coding sequence ATGGCGTACATGGCCCCGGATACCGCACACACCGCCGATATCACCCGTATGCCGCGCGGTGGGCCGCGGGCGTCGTGTCTGGACCGGTTGTTGCAGACCGACCGGCTGGAGTACCTGGACCGTGAGGACGTCGACGACCGCGTCAAACGCAGCGTCGTGCGGGCTCTGGAGTGGACCGGGGATGTGTTCGGCAATCACGAGAAGTTCGCGGCCATCGCCCTGGACCTGGTGGCCGATGTGGCCGATCCGCGGATCCTCGAACTCGGCGCGGGCCACGGCAGCGTGTCACGCCGGCTGCTGGCCAACCACCCGACCGCGCACCTGACCGTCACCGACGTCGACCCGGTCTCGGTGGCCGCGATGGCCGACGGTGAGCTCGGCAGTCACCCGCGTGCGGTGGTGCGCGCGATGGACGCCACCGACATCGAGGCCGGCGCCGGCACATTCGACCTGGCGGTCTTCGCGCTGTCGTTTCACCACTTGTCACCCGACCAGGCCGCCAAGGTGCTCGCCGAGGGCACACGCGTCGCGGACACGCTGCTGGTCATCGACCTGCCGCGCCCGCCGGCCCCGCTTCATGTGCTGCGGCTGGCGACGATGCTGCCGCTGGCCCCGCTGATCCCGTTCGTCCACGATGGCGTGATCAGCTCACTGCGCTGTTACAGCCCGTCGGCGCTGCGGGCGCTCGCCGAACACGCGGGCGTCAGCGTCGAACTGCGCAGCGGTCTGCGTACGCCGCAGATCGTCATCGCGCGCCGGTAG
- a CDS encoding MBL fold metallo-hydrolase codes for MDITVTFVGNATTLISAGGLTLLTDPNFLHRGQHAYLGYGLMSKRLREPALSIDELPPLDAVVLSHMHGDHWDRVAQTGLDHALPILTTPHAAKRLSHRGFEATIGMTTWQTHAIAKGSTTVTVTSLPGRHAPAPVHRVLPPVMGSMIEVTDDSEGMTRRLYISGDTLFVEDLREIPARFTAIDAGIMHLGGTRLPFGRHLPFGLTVTMDGRQGADLAELLKPAKVIPVHFDDYGVFASPLSDFLDEMARRGLADRVVELGRGDSVTV; via the coding sequence ATGGACATCACCGTCACGTTCGTGGGCAACGCCACCACCCTCATCTCGGCCGGTGGTCTCACCCTGCTCACCGACCCGAACTTCCTGCACCGGGGCCAGCACGCCTACCTGGGCTACGGGTTGATGTCCAAGCGGCTGCGTGAGCCCGCGCTGTCCATCGACGAGTTGCCGCCGCTGGACGCGGTGGTGCTCTCCCACATGCACGGCGACCACTGGGATCGAGTCGCCCAGACCGGCCTGGATCACGCGCTGCCCATCCTGACCACGCCGCACGCCGCGAAGCGCCTGTCCCACCGGGGGTTTGAGGCAACGATCGGGATGACGACGTGGCAGACACACGCGATCGCGAAGGGCTCGACCACGGTCACGGTGACGTCACTACCCGGACGGCACGCGCCGGCCCCGGTGCACCGCGTGCTGCCACCCGTCATGGGGTCGATGATCGAGGTCACCGACGATTCGGAGGGCATGACTCGACGGCTGTACATCTCCGGCGACACGCTGTTCGTCGAGGACCTCCGCGAGATCCCGGCGCGGTTCACCGCGATCGACGCGGGCATCATGCACCTCGGCGGCACCCGGCTGCCGTTCGGCAGGCACCTGCCGTTCGGGCTGACGGTCACGATGGACGGCAGGCAGGGCGCCGACCTCGCCGAACTGCTGAAACCGGCGAAGGTGATCCCTGTCCACTTCGACGACTACGGGGTGTTCGCCTCGCCGCTGAGCGATTTCCTCGACGAGATGGCCAGAAGGGGACTGGCCGACCGCGTCGTCGAACTGGGCAGGGGAGACTCGGTCACCGTTTGA
- a CDS encoding glutamate--cysteine ligase — protein sequence MGEEVKRTEYTRAHRQEYRRKVQLCLDVFETMLNQSSFEFERPLTGMEIECNLVDDQYQPALRNHEVLKSIADPAYQTELGAYNIEFNVPPRPLPGRSALELEDEVRASLNAAEAKAAADGTHIVMIGILPTLMPEHLSGSWMSESTRYQALNDSIFTARGEDLVIDISGPERLSIQAASIAPESACTSMQLHQQVSPAEFAQYWNAAQVLAGPQLAVGANSPFFFGHQLWAETRIELFTQATDTRPDELKTQGVRPRVWFGERWITSIFDLFEENVRYFPSLLPELSDEDPAAELAAGRTPRLSELRLHNGTIYRWNRPIYDVVNGMPHLRVENRVLPAGPTVIDMMANAAFYYGLLRTLAEEDRPIWTKMSFAAAQHNFTAAAQHGMEARLYWPELGEVTPDELILRQLLPLAHEGLRRRGVAGEVCDRYLGVIEGRAKNWQTGAAWQVSTVHRIQENGSSRPEALAEMLREYVQRMHSNEPVHSWD from the coding sequence GTGGGCGAAGAGGTCAAACGCACGGAGTACACGCGGGCGCACCGCCAGGAGTACCGCCGCAAGGTGCAGCTGTGCCTCGACGTGTTCGAGACGATGCTCAACCAGTCGAGCTTCGAGTTCGAGCGTCCGCTGACCGGCATGGAGATCGAGTGCAACCTCGTCGACGATCAGTATCAGCCCGCGCTGCGGAACCACGAGGTGCTCAAGTCGATCGCCGATCCGGCCTACCAGACCGAATTGGGTGCCTACAACATCGAATTCAATGTGCCGCCGCGCCCGCTGCCCGGGCGGTCGGCGCTCGAGCTGGAAGACGAGGTCCGGGCGAGCCTCAACGCCGCCGAGGCAAAAGCGGCCGCGGACGGCACCCACATCGTGATGATCGGGATCCTGCCGACGCTTATGCCCGAACACCTTTCGGGTAGCTGGATGAGCGAGTCGACGCGGTACCAGGCGCTCAACGACTCGATCTTCACCGCCCGCGGCGAGGACCTCGTGATCGACATCTCCGGCCCCGAGCGCCTGAGCATCCAGGCGGCGTCCATCGCGCCCGAGTCGGCGTGCACCAGCATGCAACTGCATCAGCAGGTCTCCCCCGCCGAGTTCGCGCAGTACTGGAACGCCGCGCAGGTGCTGGCGGGTCCTCAGCTCGCGGTGGGCGCCAACTCGCCGTTCTTCTTCGGCCACCAGCTGTGGGCCGAGACCCGCATCGAGCTGTTCACCCAGGCCACCGACACCCGGCCCGACGAACTCAAGACGCAGGGGGTACGGCCGCGTGTGTGGTTCGGTGAACGCTGGATCACCTCGATCTTCGACCTGTTCGAGGAGAACGTCCGCTACTTCCCGTCGCTGCTGCCCGAGCTCTCCGACGAGGACCCTGCCGCAGAACTCGCCGCCGGGCGCACCCCGAGGCTCTCGGAATTGCGCCTGCACAACGGCACCATCTACCGATGGAACCGCCCCATCTACGACGTGGTGAACGGCATGCCGCATCTGCGGGTGGAGAACCGGGTGCTGCCGGCGGGGCCCACCGTGATCGACATGATGGCCAACGCGGCCTTCTACTACGGGCTGCTGCGCACGCTGGCCGAAGAGGACCGGCCGATCTGGACGAAGATGAGTTTCGCTGCCGCACAACACAACTTCACCGCCGCCGCGCAGCACGGCATGGAGGCGCGGTTGTACTGGCCCGAGCTCGGCGAGGTGACACCCGACGAGCTGATCCTGCGGCAGCTGCTGCCGCTCGCGCACGAGGGCCTCCGGCGCCGGGGCGTCGCGGGCGAGGTCTGCGACCGCTATCTCGGCGTCATCGAGGGCCGCGCCAAGAATTGGCAGACCGGTGCGGCGTGGCAGGTGTCGACGGTCCACAGAATCCAGGAGAACGGCAGTTCACGGCCCGAGGCGCTGGCCGAGATGCTGCGCGAGTACGTCCAGCGCATGCACAGCAACGAGCCCGTCCACAGTTGGGACTGA
- a CDS encoding catalase — MTDVASQPPDRDDTRDVLTDRQGHPIFDNQNQRSVGARGPATMENYHFLEKMSHFDRERIPERVVHARGAVAFGYFEATGKWGDEPIERYTRAKLFNTPGKRTDLAIRLSTVIGGRDSSEVARDPRGFAVKFYTEDGNWDLVGNNLAVFFIRDAIKFPDVIHALKPDPVTHHQEPARIFDFMSQTPECMHMIVNLFSPRGIPANYRTMQGFGVNTYRWVNAEGQTHLVKYHWMPKAGVKSLTEEDAAAIQATELGSATKDLYESIERGDHPEWELLVQIMSDDEHPELNWDPLDDTKVWPEYDFPPKPVGRMVLNRNVDNFFNDNEQLALGTGVLVDGLDFSEDKMLIGRTFSYSDTQRYRVGPNYLQLPVNRPKNAKVSTNQQGGQMQYGVDNAGANSHVNYEPSITGGLREAEAPTADEYGPEFSGRITRKRIPRTNDYEQAGQRYQLMEQWEKDDLVKNFVTNISEATREVQERMVWHFLMCDDELGIRVGEGLGITVDDVRDLAPLKSQTLSEDEEKRRQNLGQNGPRDVEGLKMTHCVPNERVVMAGK; from the coding sequence ATGACCGACGTTGCCTCCCAACCACCCGACCGCGACGACACCCGTGACGTGCTGACCGACCGGCAGGGCCACCCGATTTTCGACAACCAGAACCAGCGGTCCGTCGGCGCCCGCGGCCCGGCGACGATGGAGAACTACCACTTCCTGGAGAAGATGAGCCACTTCGACCGGGAACGGATCCCGGAACGGGTGGTGCATGCCCGCGGCGCGGTGGCCTTCGGCTACTTCGAGGCCACCGGTAAATGGGGCGACGAACCGATCGAGCGCTACACCCGGGCCAAGCTGTTCAACACCCCCGGCAAGCGCACGGACCTGGCGATCCGGCTCTCGACGGTGATCGGCGGGCGTGATTCGTCGGAGGTGGCACGCGACCCGCGGGGGTTTGCGGTCAAGTTCTACACCGAGGACGGCAACTGGGATCTGGTCGGCAACAACCTCGCGGTGTTCTTCATCCGCGACGCGATCAAGTTCCCCGACGTCATCCACGCCCTCAAGCCGGACCCGGTCACCCACCACCAGGAGCCGGCCCGGATCTTCGACTTCATGTCGCAGACGCCGGAGTGCATGCACATGATCGTCAACCTGTTCTCGCCGCGCGGCATCCCGGCCAATTACCGGACCATGCAGGGTTTCGGGGTGAACACCTACCGCTGGGTCAACGCCGAGGGCCAGACCCATCTGGTCAAGTACCACTGGATGCCCAAAGCCGGCGTCAAGAGCCTGACCGAGGAAGACGCCGCCGCGATCCAGGCCACCGAACTGGGCAGCGCCACCAAGGATCTCTACGAATCCATCGAGCGCGGCGACCACCCGGAATGGGAACTGCTCGTGCAGATCATGAGCGACGACGAGCACCCCGAACTGAACTGGGATCCGCTCGACGACACCAAGGTGTGGCCCGAGTACGACTTCCCGCCCAAGCCGGTAGGCCGAATGGTGTTGAACCGCAACGTCGACAACTTCTTCAACGACAACGAGCAGCTGGCGTTGGGCACCGGCGTGCTGGTCGACGGGCTGGATTTCTCCGAGGACAAGATGCTTATCGGGCGCACGTTCTCCTACTCGGACACCCAGCGCTATCGAGTCGGCCCGAACTACCTGCAGTTGCCCGTCAACCGGCCGAAGAACGCCAAGGTGTCGACCAATCAACAGGGTGGGCAGATGCAATACGGCGTCGACAACGCAGGCGCCAATTCGCACGTCAACTACGAGCCGTCGATCACCGGGGGGCTGCGCGAGGCCGAGGCGCCGACCGCCGACGAGTACGGACCGGAGTTCAGCGGACGCATCACCCGCAAACGGATTCCGCGCACCAACGACTACGAGCAGGCCGGTCAGCGGTACCAGCTGATGGAGCAATGGGAGAAAGACGACCTGGTCAAGAACTTCGTCACCAACATCTCCGAGGCCACCCGCGAGGTGCAGGAGCGCATGGTCTGGCACTTCCTGATGTGCGACGACGAACTCGGCATCCGCGTCGGGGAGGGCCTGGGCATCACGGTCGACGACGTGCGCGACCTCGCACCCCTGAAATCACAGACCCTTTCAGAAGACGAGGAAAAGCGTCGGCAGAACCTCGGTCAGAACGGTCCCCGCGATGTCGAAGGGCTGAAGATGACCCACTGTGTACCGAACGAACGCGTGGTGATGGCCGGGAAGTGA
- the glpK gene encoding glycerol kinase GlpK — translation MAEFVAAIDQGTTSTRCMIFDHDGAEVGRHQLEHEQILPKAGWVEHNPVEIWERTASVVMTALNRTNLRSVDLAALGITNQRETALVWNRRTGRPYYNAIVWQDTRTDRIAAALDRDGRGDVIRRKAGLPPATYFSGGKIQWILENVPGVRDDAENGDAIFGTADSWVTWNLTGGTRGGVHVTDVTNASRTMLMNLETLDWDDELLSFFGIPRQMLPEIKPSSYPTSYGITRDDGPLAGQVPVTGILGDQQAAMVGQVCLEAGEAKNTYGTGNFLLLNTGEKIVRSDNGLLTTVCYQFGDAKPVYALEGSIAVTGSAVQWLRDQLGIISGAAQSEALARQVSDNGGVYFVPAFSGLFAPYWRSDARGAIVGLSRFNTNAHLARATLEAICYQSRDVVDAMEADSGVHLEVLKVDGGITANALCMQIQADALGVDVVKPVVAETTALGAAYAAGLAVGFWENADDLRANWQEDKRWSPQWTDEQRERGYAGWRKAVQRTLDWVDID, via the coding sequence GTGGCCGAGTTCGTCGCAGCGATCGACCAGGGCACCACGAGCACGCGGTGCATGATCTTCGACCACGACGGCGCCGAAGTGGGCCGCCACCAGCTCGAACACGAGCAGATCCTGCCCAAGGCCGGTTGGGTCGAGCACAATCCGGTCGAGATCTGGGAGCGCACCGCCTCGGTGGTGATGACGGCGCTCAACCGCACCAATCTGCGGTCGGTCGACCTGGCCGCGCTCGGCATCACCAACCAGCGCGAAACCGCGTTGGTGTGGAACCGGCGTACCGGCAGGCCGTACTACAACGCCATCGTGTGGCAGGACACCCGCACCGACCGCATCGCCGCGGCACTCGACCGGGACGGCCGCGGCGACGTCATCCGCCGCAAGGCCGGTCTGCCGCCTGCGACGTACTTCTCGGGCGGCAAGATCCAGTGGATTCTGGAGAACGTTCCTGGCGTCCGCGACGACGCCGAGAATGGCGACGCGATCTTCGGGACCGCCGACAGCTGGGTCACGTGGAACCTCACGGGCGGTACGCGCGGCGGCGTGCACGTCACCGACGTCACCAACGCCAGCCGCACCATGCTGATGAATCTGGAGACCCTCGACTGGGACGACGAACTGTTGTCGTTCTTCGGGATTCCGCGCCAGATGCTGCCCGAGATCAAGCCGTCGTCGTATCCGACGTCGTATGGGATCACGCGCGACGACGGCCCGCTGGCCGGCCAGGTCCCGGTGACCGGCATCCTCGGCGACCAGCAGGCCGCGATGGTCGGCCAGGTGTGCCTGGAGGCCGGAGAGGCCAAGAACACCTATGGCACCGGCAATTTCCTGCTGCTCAACACCGGCGAGAAGATCGTGCGTTCGGACAACGGCCTGCTGACCACGGTGTGCTACCAGTTCGGGGACGCGAAACCGGTTTACGCCCTTGAGGGTTCGATCGCGGTGACCGGTTCGGCCGTGCAGTGGTTACGCGATCAACTCGGTATCATCAGCGGCGCGGCGCAGAGCGAGGCGCTCGCGCGACAGGTCAGCGACAACGGCGGCGTGTACTTCGTACCCGCGTTCTCGGGGCTGTTCGCACCGTACTGGCGCTCCGACGCCCGCGGCGCGATCGTGGGGCTGTCGCGGTTCAACACCAACGCGCACCTGGCGCGCGCCACGCTCGAGGCGATCTGCTACCAGAGCCGCGATGTGGTCGACGCGATGGAAGCCGATTCCGGTGTGCACCTTGAGGTTCTGAAGGTCGACGGCGGTATCACCGCCAACGCGCTGTGCATGCAGATTCAGGCCGACGCGCTCGGTGTCGACGTGGTCAAGCCCGTCGTGGCCGAGACCACGGCCCTCGGCGCGGCATATGCGGCCGGTCTCGCGGTCGGGTTCTGGGAGAACGCCGACGATCTGCGGGCCAACTGGCAGGAGGACAAACGCTGGTCACCCCAGTGGACCGACGAGCAGCGGGAGAGGGGATATGCGGGCTGGCGGAAGGCCGTTCAGCGCACGCTCGACTGGGTCGACATCGACTGA
- a CDS encoding acyltransferase family protein, protein MAATPDADSTDGADQGGLEQVSRADRIASLTGVRAVAALTVMGTHAAYGTGLLTHGYVGLLGARLEIGVAIFFVLSGLLLFRPWVQNAARGAPAPSVRRYARSRVRRIMPAYVVTVLLVFGIYELRHVEPNPGHTWTGLWRHLTLTQIYRSDYYTNYLHQGLTQMWSLAVEVTFYAVLPLLAYLLLVALCRKQFRPVRLLAGLAVLGAISPLWLVASHAGRLPVSAGAWLPHYLVWFVGGMMLAVLATMGVHCYAAAALPVAVAGYLVVSTPIAGTTTAPALTLGEDITKTMFYAVIATLVVAPLALGSTGVYARLMASRPMVWLGEISYEIFLLHVVVMDLVMEFVLGWHVYTGSAAGLWAATLAATIPVAWLLHRLTRPRR, encoded by the coding sequence ATGGCAGCGACGCCGGACGCCGACTCCACCGACGGGGCCGACCAGGGAGGACTCGAACAGGTTTCGCGCGCCGACCGCATCGCCTCGCTGACCGGCGTGCGGGCCGTCGCCGCGCTCACGGTGATGGGCACGCATGCGGCCTACGGCACCGGCCTGCTGACGCACGGATACGTCGGGCTGCTCGGCGCGCGCCTGGAGATCGGCGTCGCGATCTTCTTCGTGCTGTCGGGGCTTTTGCTGTTCCGGCCGTGGGTGCAGAACGCGGCCCGCGGGGCGCCCGCACCGAGCGTGCGACGGTACGCGCGAAGCCGGGTCCGCCGCATCATGCCGGCGTACGTGGTCACGGTGCTGCTGGTGTTCGGCATCTACGAACTGCGGCACGTGGAACCGAATCCGGGGCACACGTGGACGGGCCTGTGGCGCCACCTGACGCTGACCCAGATCTACCGCAGCGACTACTACACGAACTATCTGCATCAGGGGCTGACGCAGATGTGGAGCCTCGCGGTCGAGGTGACGTTCTACGCGGTGCTGCCGCTGCTGGCATACCTGCTGCTGGTGGCTTTGTGTCGCAAGCAGTTTCGTCCGGTGCGGCTGCTGGCCGGACTGGCCGTGCTCGGCGCGATCAGCCCGCTGTGGCTCGTCGCGTCACACGCGGGCCGGCTGCCGGTGAGCGCCGGTGCCTGGCTGCCGCACTACCTGGTGTGGTTCGTCGGCGGCATGATGCTCGCCGTGCTCGCCACCATGGGTGTGCACTGCTACGCCGCGGCGGCCCTACCGGTCGCGGTGGCGGGCTATCTGGTGGTGTCGACGCCGATCGCGGGCACCACGACGGCGCCCGCGCTCACGCTCGGCGAGGACATCACCAAGACGATGTTCTACGCGGTGATCGCCACGCTCGTGGTGGCGCCGCTCGCGTTGGGCTCGACCGGTGTCTACGCGCGGCTGATGGCGAGCCGACCCATGGTGTGGCTGGGCGAGATCTCCTATGAGATCTTCCTGCTGCACGTCGTGGTGATGGACCTCGTCATGGAATTCGTGCTGGGCTGGCACGTCTACACCGGATCGGCGGCCGGACTGTGGGCGGCCACGCTCGCCGCGACGATCCCGGTGGCCTGGCTGCTGCACCGCCTGACCCGGCCGCGCCGCTGA
- a CDS encoding PadR family transcriptional regulator, whose protein sequence is MSTPFAFPTGDFGFGLAGRRAMHHHRRAARREFRDHLRAHLHEAREQALDPRCEMGPGGPGGPMGGPAGMGGPGRGFGFGFGFDPGFGFGPGPRGGRRGHGRGRRGRRGDVRAAILKLLAERPMHGYEMIQEIAERTDNLWRPSPGSVYPTLQLLVDEGLISGTETEGSKKLFELTEAGRAAADQVETPPWEQIAEDADPAAVNLRGAIAQLMGAVAQSAYTANEDQQQRILDVVNNARREIYQILGEE, encoded by the coding sequence ATGAGCACCCCGTTCGCATTCCCCACGGGCGACTTCGGTTTCGGCCTCGCCGGCCGTCGCGCGATGCACCACCACCGGCGGGCCGCCCGCCGCGAGTTCCGCGACCACCTGCGGGCTCACCTCCACGAGGCCCGCGAGCAGGCCCTCGACCCGCGCTGCGAGATGGGGCCCGGCGGTCCCGGCGGTCCCATGGGCGGTCCCGCAGGCATGGGCGGTCCCGGCCGTGGCTTCGGTTTCGGGTTCGGCTTCGATCCGGGCTTCGGCTTCGGCCCCGGCCCGCGCGGCGGACGCCGCGGTCACGGCCGCGGCAGGCGTGGCCGACGCGGTGACGTGCGCGCCGCGATCCTCAAACTGCTCGCCGAACGACCCATGCACGGCTACGAGATGATCCAGGAGATCGCCGAACGTACCGACAACCTGTGGCGGCCGAGCCCCGGATCGGTGTATCCCACGCTGCAGCTGCTGGTCGACGAAGGCCTGATCAGCGGCACCGAGACCGAGGGCAGCAAGAAACTGTTCGAGCTGACCGAGGCCGGCCGCGCGGCTGCCGATCAGGTCGAGACGCCGCCGTGGGAGCAGATCGCCGAGGATGCCGATCCGGCGGCGGTCAACCTGCGCGGCGCCATCGCCCAGCTGATGGGTGCGGTCGCACAGTCGGCGTACACCGCCAACGAGGACCAACAGCAACGCATTCTCGATGTGGTGAACAACGCCCGCCGCGAGATCTACCAGATCCTCGGCGAGGAGTGA